In one window of Macadamia integrifolia cultivar HAES 741 chromosome 2, SCU_Mint_v3, whole genome shotgun sequence DNA:
- the LOC122072063 gene encoding uncharacterized protein LOC122072063, giving the protein MFGLGNDLVIELPGVSWLICLHLVVMFFLFLLLLSYLGIHVFQAIEDRPGSTSSANFSSNDNPGTKQIQKNPSNSSSNCSRINNKTEDLETILARNKDLETIKGQLTTSTRRTKVKVGKEQYEEEEIEEMGESLPMMLKQRSVMQFSNPCYYLGQALKPFLKCLGIQSIYQDPSAVKQGKTLKKMTEENPLDQGENVDPKGLQ; this is encoded by the exons ATGTTTGGTTTGGGAAACGATCTCGTAATCGAATTGCCAGGGGTGTCATGGCTCATTTGCCTTCACCTCGTGGTGatgttcttccttttccttcttctcctctcctacCTTGGAATCCATGTCTTTCAGGCTATCGAAGACCGACCAGGCTCGACCTCCTCTGCTAACTTTTCGAGTAACGACAACCCGGGAACAAAACAAATCCAGAAAAATCCCAGTAACAGTAGCAGCAACTGCTCACGGATTAATAACAAG ACTGAAGACCTAGAAACCATCCTTGCCAGAAATAAAGATTTAGAAACCATTAAAGGCCAGTTGACAACATCCACAAGAAGAACAAAAGTGAAGGTGGGGAAGGAACAatatgaggaagaagagatagaaGAAATGGGGGAATCTTTACCAATGATGCTCAAACAAAGATCAGTGATGCAATTTTCTAATCCCTGCTATTACCTTGGACAAGCTTTAAAGCCTTTTCTGAAGTGCTTGGGTATTCAATCCATATATCAGGATCCTTCAGCAGTAAAGCAAGGAAAAACTCTAaa GAAAATGACAGAAGAGAATCCGTTGGATCAAGGTGAGAATGTAGATCCAAAAGGCCTTCAATGA
- the LOC122089545 gene encoding protein MIZU-KUSSEI 1: MGEPNPRANADDTSGKLANPPATPPPPPPPRPVSLLQPSQKKKQKSKVFRAFRSVFRSFPILTPVCKFPTLSGGLPDHTHRGTSSGNRITGTLFGYRKGRVSLSMQENSRCLPALVVELAMQTSVLQKEMASGMVRIALECEKRSEKDKMKLLNEPLWTMYCNGKKSGYGVKREASAEDLNIMELLKAVSMGAGVLPGNSEVEGPDGELAYMRAHFEHVVGSRDSETLYMLSPEGNNGPELSIFFVRI; encoded by the coding sequence ATGGGGGAGCCAAACCCTAGAGCCAACGCCGACGACACGTCAGGAAAATTGGCAAACCCACCAGCcactccaccacctccaccacctccccGTCCGGTATCTCTACTCCAACCATCccagaaaaagaaacagaagtCCAAGGTCTTTCGTGCCTTCCGCTCTGTCTTCCGTTCTTTTCCAATCTTAACTCCTGTCTGTAAGTTCCCTACACTCTCAGGCGGCTTACCAGATCACACCCACCGCGGCACCTCCTCCGGTAATCGTATCACTGGCACGTTATTTGGATACCGTAAAGGTCGTGTAAGCCTTTCCATGCAAGAGAACTCAAGGTGTCTACCAGCGTTGGTGGTGGAGCTGGCCATGCAAACCAGTGTGCTTCAGAAGGAGATGGCTTCTGGAATGGTTAGAATTGCACTTGAATGTGAGAAGAGATCAGAGAAGGACAAGATGAAGCTTCTTAATGAGCCCTTATGGACCATGTATTGTAATGGCAAGAAGAGTGGTTATGGGGTCAAGAGGGAAGCAAGTGCTGAGGATTTAAACATCATGGAGCTCCTCAAGGCTGTGTCGATGGGTGCTGGCGTTTTGCCTGGGAACTCAGAGGTTGAGGGCCCAGATGGGGAATTGGCTTACATGAGAGCTCATTTTGAACATGTTGTGGGCTCTAGGGACTCTGAGACGCTTTACATGTTGAGCCCAGAAGGGAATAATGGGCCTGAGCTCAGCATATTCTTTGTAAGGATCTGA
- the LOC122058974 gene encoding stress enhanced protein 2, chloroplastic yields MAMTMAARPIYCELQSQKSEVLTGRDSPIQKLQLKPTSITDPSSSSSPDHAKIVLQPRLCTLRSYRSDRTGLIRFRLDDDKVSPFFATLSEYMENSKKTQDIEIISGRLAMMVFAATVTMEVVTGNSLFQKVDLQGIEKAAGVCLGAVVSAAVFAWFTSARKRVGRIFTVGCNKFIDSLIDNLVVGLFSETELSDWSDDI; encoded by the exons ATGGCTATGACCATGGCCGCTCGGCCGATCTACTGTGAATTGCAGTCCCAGAAATCGGAGGTTCTAACAGGGAGAGACTCGCCGATTCAGAAGCTGCAGCTCAAACCCACCTCCATCACTGATCCTTCTTCATCGTCGTCGCCTGATCACGCCAAGATCGTCCTCCAGCCTCGCCTCTGTACTCTCAGGTCCTACCGCTCAGATCGAACCGGTTTAATCCGATTCCGTCTTGACGATGACAAAGTTTCTCCCTTTTTCGCAACTCTGTCGGAGTACATGGAAAACTCCAAGAAGACACAGGACATCGAGATCATCTCCGGCCGCCTCGCTATG ATGGTGTTTGCTGCGACGGTGACGATGGAGGTAGTGACGGGGAATTCTCTGTTCCAGAAGGTGGATTTACAGGGGATTGAAAAGGCAGCAGGGGTGTGTTTGGGTGCTGTGGTTTCTGCGGCTGTTTTCGCTTGGTTCACTAGTGCTAGGAAGAGAGTGGGTCGGATCTTCACTGTTGGCTGTAACAAATTCATCGATTCCTTGATTGATAATCTGGTTGTTGGGTTGTTCTCCGAAACAGAGCTCAGTGACTGGTCCGATGACATCTAA